From Oncorhynchus clarkii lewisi isolate Uvic-CL-2024 chromosome 26, UVic_Ocla_1.0, whole genome shotgun sequence, the proteins below share one genomic window:
- the LOC139385095 gene encoding ankyrin repeat domain-containing protein 11-like isoform X1 produces the protein MPKGGGSKTPQLEDFPLNTDMVEKQSGKKDKVLSNKTPKLDRSDGVKEMKEKASKRKLPFTVGANGDQKDSDSEKQGPERKRIKKEPTNTRKSGLPFGMGMPGIRAGYPLSERQQVALLMQMTAEESVNSPDTTPKHQSQSSLGQKGTPNSASKTKDKVNKRNERGETRLHRSAIRGEARRIKELISEGADVNVKDFAGWTALHEACNRGYYDVAKQLLAAGAEVNTKGLDDDTPLHDASNNGHFKVVKLLLRYGGDPRQSNRRGETALKVANSPTMLNLLLGKGTYTSSEESSSESSEEEDAPSFAPSSSVDGNNTDSEFEKGLKLKGKKGLDQALSTTTTPVKDEYEFDEDDEEERVPPVDDKHLLKKEFRKESPSVTKAGGLISVPKGEVVKTYSKSNSLTPKKAVRRILSDSSDEDNGTLCFTPMPTPRQPAPPTNNKARDSATLSSKQQKEKTKVKKKRKKETKNNVSKEVRFGKVNDKFCTSDSDCGDIGSEDDEGSMKSSNCIKDSTMSLKESSAFSTHSASSSSSSHGSMSSQKLTPSLTEHNPKQWRTDGWKTVSSPVWSDVSSLSDSVRTRLSSESDYSSADSSVESVKQVRKKAQENRKKNNVHNNALDKKNSDFHKNSNTDSTVSKTDKDGKVLKKHKVKHKHKNKEKEKAPSLVLNQDMNEKFVKSFSFDFDDSRQKSLLVETESPAESKVKLSKHEKEHLKKEDRLSKGKSEDRDWSSGKEVQRNAKEEKSKKTRESTKEKPSKEEREKPLKTEKEKSLKEKEKPKEEKQQKTHKEEKKKKSKDKSSKPDRKSSEQKEEKHIKVDKEKREEKEKSKKDKVLKEEPDYDVYDVSNRFLNLEDTKLSASDDHHDRWASDLSSDCDLYGDDSWDAPPVKDYKEYKASNTVKLIVETEKIESRDRRKENKIKDKKLDHNDKRSEKEPTSKKKEKDSSERICDKKKDLTEKQKLNSSHSVEKEKKRKESADTVKEKKEKDPTDSSRDRKDSYEFTKERKDLKIKQESIRDDYGNEASFKEIEPVSKPCEIRERNHSGKEKDRKGDGVEKREKTKADKHKEKPKDRSIEQDKEKPERTSTEKLLKEKDTDRGSKDKKEGAKDKHKDTHSKDKDRKVSSEQTKDKKEKASQDKHADRDKDVLEVKKEERKPEKVKPEKTWYKIADIFTDESEDEEDNYNGGVAKLSDSLGLSDSHRKDSTSDRDELDHFQTEKPRKYSAEAKHTTEKQKDKDHKKKDKTTFDMGKERKGSLEKHNKDKKVKDSVDAKHKERKDRMSVDSNQEKKNKQKLLDKRDANEEKTKSKYKDKQDHVNDRKPSKGSGENEKSLLEKLEEEAMNDYKDDSNDKNSELSSDSFTDQVHEPVLSSYYDSSNISLPDITDERRDSLSISNPQDKFREKERHRHSSSSSSKKSHDKEKDKVKKEKGDKQDKIEEIRESYGRRESLPFEKEPMPLEADPYTFPFGSKGDKDDFEKTLEFEKEMSKKADKDKLSTVISDKIKDKKKKEKHKEKVKEEKHKYTDGFGSLKHSKEEIKSGLKESPQMINLKERSKEDSPKFDVRKERNRDSLDKDSRVDHVKSKVKEENEKVIQSKDTARKDNRPRSKLLVDGDLKLTSFGQMLGLKDQEIEERHKKHKERMKQMEKLRHRSGDPKLRDKTKSTEEIKKNRNELSSKKSNSLESALKEKKLKDVGLPAQIMSPERKPQPIDTQNSKDWLAGHQMKENLPASPRQDQNRPTGVPTPTSVISCPSYEEIMQTPRTPSCSAEDYPDIMFDGLDCQNSSAMAMSMNACSPSFFDRYSNSSHTFQEGTCITPAKNLQLPLVSRSASSDVRRPLEDEFKAEAGKFLQHILPDASEFDLAASQPPEDKAASVERLECLSPPYFSPIRMLSPGLELAQPALDGATTAMAGTETCEHLPESVYNNFLMKPSTPVHRPDPQEPCLDIAAPPTPAPAALPPLDIDDLSEPHQSEHSLVPSDPVSGSEYLPPVVEEEEEEEEEDYEEEGEEEEDEEEEEEEGDLEEPTDADHHAAEETTDVCSFSPPRVEEPLRKDWAESPERRVAEVHQLTPSHPLPNLVENSSDHTISWNCEMILKSPQRNYGEIEAAVSKITSPFSHSDSDLQPIAAIPGHPSVTPPYAAYRSYVPDPDFDEQKEAVEDILISPARPEMTPMELEPNYLTTISSSTRLESFFTDCKPNLEDNHQMDSELSCAVQDGRQNSHGFTSESHMPLAVSNEPVVPWTDPFSATVDELDDLGPFSLPDLPSLSLPTSLPDKEMPELDVRDAVPTDYKPPPAHIRPPAIETIEGEELMEVDLPILAKPLCPSAVLPLNDSLQDLVVPSPKHNFQPEFESEPQNVPENNFVKPQVFENRATYEETDESDGNMMFSAVNTNNTPHHRQMSLTESLSVVIAPCMDSLTTVKPEQSGQVSDPFVGPTCSPVPSVPLPVAVTISGTVHVSEALETTSKLTVTLTTLSTDLPKKVEEIPQRMTRNRAQMLAKQENTTTTTTKKQSSRVVAESTTTTTIPASVIPPSAPTPVTMSMAVTTTTPIPTPTFVPFVVLEKEKELVTTISTTATITPTPPLPPPVVVSKTKGRPVEEEESQTQHPRKRKFPKPQVQLVNTAMQQTREMIQQTLAVIVNAIKLDDIEPYHSDRSNPYFEYLQIRKKIEEKRKILCYITPQAPQCYAEYVTYTGSYLLDGKPLSKLHIPVIAPPPSLSEPLKELFRQQETVRGKLRLQHSIEREKLIVSCEQEVLRVHCRAARTIANQAVPFSACTMLLDSEVYNMPTESQVRLWVVKKGDENKSVRDRFNARQFISWIQDVDDKYDRMKTCLLMRQQHEAAALNAVQRMEWQLKVQELDPAVHKSLCVNEVPSFYVPMVDVNDDFVLLPA, from the exons ATGCCCAAGGGTGGGGGTTCAAAAACCCCCCAGCTGGAAGACTTCCCACTCAACACTGACATGGTGGAGAAGCAGAGTGGGAAGAAG GATAAAGTATTGTCAAACAAGACTCCTAAATTGGACCGCAGCGATGGCGTCAAAGAGATGAAAGAGAAGGCATCCAAGAGGAAGCTTCCCTTCACTGTTGGAGCCAATGGAGACCAGAAAGATTCTGACTCAG aaAAGCAAGGTCCGGAACGGAAGCGCATTAAAAAGGAGCCCACCAACACCAGGAAGTCAGGCCTGCCGTTTGGGATGGGCATGCCAGGGATCCGGGCCGGGTACCCCCTCTCTGAGCGGCAGCAGGTGGCTCTTCTCATGCAGATGACGGCTGAAGAGTCAGTCAACAGTCCAG ACACAACACCAAAGCATCAGTCACAGTCAAGTCTGGGCCAGAAGGGAACGCCAAACTCTGCATCTAAAACCAAAGACAAAGTAAACAAGAGAAATGAGAGGGGCGAGACGAGGCTGCACCGGTCAGCCATCCGCGGAGAGGCACGCCGCATCAAGGAGCTCATCAGTGAGGGAGCGGACGTGAATGTAAAAGACTTCGCAG GCTGGACTGCACTGCATGAAGCGTGCAACCGAGGCTACTACGACGTGGCCAAGCAGCTGCTGGCAGCCGGTGCAGAGGTCAACACCAAGGGCCTGGACGACGACACCCCTCTGCATGACGCATCAAACAACGGGCACTTCAAG GTGGTAAAGTTGCTTTTAAGGTATGGAGGGGACCCTCGACAAAGCAACAGAAGGGGTGAAACCGCGTTGAAGGTTGCGAACTCCCCAACGATGCTCAATCTGTTGCTTGGAAAAGGCACGTATACCTCCAGTGAGGAGAGCTCGTCAG AATCCTCAGAGGAAGAAGATGCCCCATCGTTTGCCCCATCCAGTTCGGTTGATGGCAATAACACAGACTCAGAGTTTGAGAAGGGCCTGAAGCTGAAAGGGAAGAAAGGGCTGGATCAGGCCCTATCCACAACAACCACCCCCGTCAAGGACGAGTATGAGTTTGACGAGGACGATGAGGAAGAGCGCGTCCCTCCGGTGGACGACAAGCACTTGCTCAAGAAAGAGTTCCGCAAGGAGTCTCCCAGTGTCACGAAGGCTGGCGGCTTAATTTCTGTACCGAAGGGGGAGGTGGTCAAAACCTATTCCAAAAGCAACTCGCTCACACCAAAGAAGGCTGTTAGACGGATTCTCTCTGACAGCTCAGACGAGGATAATGGGACGTTGTGTTTCACACCTATGCCCACACCACGGCAACCAGCGCCACCTACTAATAACAAGGCCCGGGACTCTGCTACACTGAGCTCTAAACAGCAGAAAGAGAAGACTAAAGTTAAGAAGAAGCGGAAGAAGGAGACAAAGAATAATGTCAGTAAGGAGGTCAGATTTGGTAAAGTCAATGACAAATTCTGCACTTCTGACTCTGATTGTGGGGACATAGGGAGTGAGGATGATGAAGGCTCTATGAAGAGCTCGAACTGTATAAAGGACTCCACAATGAGCCTAAAAGAATCCTCTGCGTTCAGTACTCACTCtgcatcctcttcctcctcttctcatgGAAGCATGAGCTCTCAGAAACTGACACCCTCGCTGACAGAGCATAACCCAAAGCAGTGGAGGACAGACGGCTGGAAGACTGTGTCATCTCCTGTATGGTCAGATGTAAGCTCCCTCTCTGACTCGGTTAGAACAAGGCTTTCCAGTGAGTCGGACTACTCCTCTGCCGACTCGAGTGTCGAGTCAGTGAAACAGGTGAGAAAGAAAGCACAGGAAAACAGAAAGAAAAACAATGTGCACAACAATGCACTAGACAAAAAGAACTCTGACTTTCACAAGAACTCCAACACAGACAGTACTGTCTCCAAAACGGATAAAGATGGCAAAGTGTTGAAAAAGCATAAAGTCAAACACAAGCACAAaaacaaagagaaagaaaaggcTCCCAGTTTAGTGCTCAATCAAGACATGAACGAGAAATTTGTTAAAAGCTTCTCGTTTGATTTTGATGATTCAAGGCAAAAGTCACTCCTTGTTGAGACTGAGTCCCCAGCTGAAAGCAAGGTTAAACTGTCGAAACATGAAAAAGAGCATTTGAAAAAGGAGGACAGGTTGTCGAAAGGCAAATCTGAGGACAGAGACTGGTCTTCTGGAAAAGAGGTGCAAAGAAATGCTAAAGAGGAGAAATCCAAGAAAACAAGAGAGTCCACCAAGGAGAAGCCAAgcaaggaggagagggaaaagccCTTGAAAACTGAAAAAGAAAAGAGCCTCAAGGAAAAAGAGAAGCCCAAGGAGGAGAAACAACAAAAGACTcataaagaggagaagaagaaaaagtcaAAGGACAAGTCATCTAAACCAGACAGGAAGAGCAGTGAGcaaaaagaagaaaaacataTTAAGGTGGAtaaggagaaaagggaggagaaggaaaaatctaagaaagacaAGGTTCTGAAGGAAGAGCCTGATTATGACGTCTATGATGTCAGTAACCGTTTCTTAAACCTAGAAGACACCAAGCTCAGTGCCTCAGACGACCACCACGACCGATGGGCGTCAGACCTTTCCTCTGACTGCGACCTATATGGAGATGACAGCTGGGATGCTCCTCCTGTGAAGGACTACAAAGAATATAAAGCAAGCAACACTGTAAAGCTGATCGTTGAGACTGAAAAAATAGAGAGCAGAGACCGGAGGAAGGAGAACAAAATCAAAGACAAGAAATTAGATCATAATGACAAACGGTCAGAGAAAGAGCCTACCTCcaagaagaaagagaaagactCTTCAGAAAGAATCTGTGACAAGAAAAAGGATTTGACCGAAAAACAGAAACTGAACTCCAGCCACTCTGTGGAAAAGGAGAAGAAACGAAAGGAATCTGCAGATACTGtcaaagagaagaaagagaaggacCCTACGGACAGCAGTAGAGACCGAAAAGATTCCTATGAGTTCACTAAAGAAAGAAAGGACTTGAAAATCAAACAGGAGTCTATAAGAGACGATTATGGGAATGAGGCCTCCTTCAAAGAAATTGAACCTGTCAGCAAACCATGTGAAATTAGAGAAAGGAACCACTCTGGaaaagagaaggacagaaagggagatggggtggaaaagagagaaaagacTAAAGCTGACAAACACAAGGAAAAGCCTAAAGACCGATCCATAGAACAGGACAAGGAGAAGCCTGAGAGGACCTCAACTGAGAAGCTTTTGAAAGaaaaagacacagacagaggctCTAAAGACAAGAAGGAGGGAGCTaaagacaaacacaaagacacacacagcaaagacaaGGACAGGAAGGTGTCTTCAGAACAAACTAAGGACAAGAAAGAAAAGGCTTCGCAGGACAAGCATGCTGACCGGGATAAAGATGTCCTTGAGGTGAAGAAGGAGGAGCGAAAACCTGAGAAAGTTAAACCTGAGAAAACATGGTACAAGATCGCAGACATTTTCACAGATGAAAGTGAGGATGAAGAAGACAATTACAATGGGGGTGTGGCCAAGTTAAGTGATTCCCTTGGGTTGTCTGATTCTCACAGGAAAGACTCCACATCTGACAGGGATGAGCTTGATCACTTCCAAACGGAAAAACCCAGAAAATATTCTGCTGAGGCCAaacacacaacagaaaaacagAAAGATAAAGACCACAAGAAAAAAGACAAGACCACATTTGATatggggaaagagaggaagggttCCTTAGAGAAACACAACAAAGATAAGAAAGTAAAGGATTCTGTTGATGCAAAACACAAAGAACGCAAAGACAGAATGTCTGTGGACTCAAACCAAGAGAAGAAAAACAAGCAGAAGCTGTTGGACAAGAGGGACGCCAATGAGGAAAAGACCAAGAGTAAATATAAAGACAAGCAAGATCATGTTAACGACAGAAAGCCCTCAAAGGGGAGTGGGGAAAATGAAAAGTCGCTCTTGGAGAAACTGGAGGAAGAGGCCATGAATGACTACAAGGATGACTCCAATGACAAGAACAGTGAGTTATCCTCAGACAGCTTCACTGATCAGGTTCATGAGCCAGTGCTCAGCAGCTACTATGATTCCTCCAACATCAGCCTTCCAGACATTACTGATGAGAGACGAGACTCACTCTCCATATCTAATCCTCAAGACAagttcagagagaaagagaggcaccGACATTCATCTTCGTCATCCTCCAAAAAGAGTCATGACAAGGAGAAGGACAAAGTCAAGAAGGAAAAAGGGGATAAACAAGACAAGATCGAGGAAATAAGAGAATCCTATGGACGCAGAGAAAGTCTGCCCTTCGAGAAAGAGCCTATGCCATTAGAAGCGGACCCTTACACATTTCCATTTGGGTCTAAGGGTGATAAAGATGATTTTGAGAAGACATTGGAGTTTGAAAAGGAGATGTCTAAAAAAGCGGACAAAGACAAACTGAGTACTGTCATCAGTGATAAGATCAAGGACAAAAAGAAAAAAGAGAAACATAAGGAGAAAGTCAAAGAGGAGAAGCACAAGTACACGGATGGCTTCGGATCCCTTAAACACTCCAAGGAGGAGATCAAATCTGGATTGAAAGAGAGTCCTCAAATGATCAATTTGAAGGAAAGATCAAAGGAAGACAGTCCCAAATTTGAtgtgagaaaagagagaaatCGAGACTCTTTGGACAAAGACAGTAgggtggaccatgttaagtccaaggttaaagaagaaaatgaaaaagtaaTTCAGTCTAAAGACACAGCTCGCAAAGACAACCGTCCACGTTCAAAGCTTCTGGTTGATGGGGATCTCAAACTAACCAGCTTTGGGCAAATGTTAGGTTTAAAAGACCAGGAGATTGAAGAACGCCATAAGAAGCATAAGGAGAGGATGAAGCAGATGGAGAAACTAAGACACAGATCAGGGGATCCTAAACTTAGGGATAAAACGAAGTCCACTGAGGAAATAAAGAAAAATCGCAATGAACTATCATCCAAAAAATCAAATAGTTTAGAATCTGCATTGAAAGAGAAGAAGCTCAAAGATGTTGGTCTCCCAGCCCAAATTATGTCTCCAGAAAGAAAGCCACAACCCATTGACACTCAAAATTCAAAGGACTGGCTTGCAGGCCATCAGATGAAAGAAAATCTCCCTGCCTCACCTCGGCAAGATCAGAATAGACCAACGGGTGTTCCCACCCCCACATCTGTAATCTCTTGTCCCAGCTATGAGGAAATCATGCAGACGCCACGGACTCCATCCTGCAGTGCAGAGGACTACCCTGATATAATGTTTGATGGGTTAGATTGTCAGAACTCATCAGCCATGGCCATGTCTATGAATGCCTGCTCCCCATCCTTCTTTGACAGGTACTCCAACTCATCACACACCTTCCAAGAAGGGACTTGTATAACTCCGGCTAAGAATCTCCAGTTGCCCCTTGTCAGCCGATCGGCTTCGTCTGATGTTAGAAGACCCCTGGAAGATGAGTTCAAAGCTGAAGCTGGCAAGTTTCTACAACACATTTTGCCAGACGCCTCTGAGTTTGACTTGGCAGCCTCCCAGCCTCCAGAAGACAAGGCAGCATCAGTGGAAAGACTTGAATGCCTGTCTCCTCCTTACTTCTCACCTATTAGAATGCTGTCTCCCGGGCTGGAACTTGCCCAGCCTGCACTAGATGGGGCCACCACAGCAATGGCTGGCACAGAGACCTGTGAACACCTACCTGAGAGTGTCTACAACAACTTCCTGATGAAGCCCTCAACGCCAGTCCACAGACCTGACCCCCAGGAGCCGTGTCTGGACATTGCTGCTCCACCCACCCCTGCACCTGCTGCTCTTCCTCCCCTGGATATTGATGACCTTTCTGAGCCTCATCAAAGTGAGCACAGTCTTGTTCCCTCTGACCCAGTCAGTGGCAGTGAGTATCTGCCCCCtgttgttgaggaggaggaggaggaggaagaagaggactacgaagaggagggggaggaggaggaagacgaagaagaggaggaggaggaaggggacctTGAAGAACCAACAGATGCTGATCATCATGCTGCTGAGGAGACGACGGACGTCTGCTCATTCTCTCCTCCAAGGGTTGAAGAGCCTTTGAGGAAGGACTGGGCTGAATCTCCTGAGAGAAGGGTTGCAGAGGTGCATCAGTTGACTCCCTCACATCCACTACCCAACCTGGTGGAGAACTCCAGTGATCATACCATCAGCTGGAACTGTGAGATGATTTTGAAATCTCCTCAAAGGAATTATGGGGAAATAGAGGCAGCTGTCTCCAAGATAACCAGTCCCTTCTCGCATTCAGACAGTGATTTGCAGCCCATTGCTGCCATACCTGGCCATCCATCAGTGACCCCTCCATATGCTGCTTACAGGTCTTATGTGCCTGACCCTGACTTTGACGAGCAAAAAGAGGCTGTGGAGGACATTCTAATTTCTCCAGCAAGACCTGAAATGACACCTATGGAATTGGAACCAAACTACTTGACAACCATCTCATCCTCCACAAGGTTAGAGTCTTTCTTCACAGACTGCAAGCCAAACTTGGAGGATAATCACCAGATGGACTCAGAGCTTTCTTGTGCAGTACAAGATGGCAGACAAAACTCCCATGGCTTTACTTCTGAGAGCCATATGCCTCTAGCAGTAAGCAACGAGCCAGTGGTGCCCTGGACAGACCCATTCTCAGCTACAGTGGATGAGCTTGATGATCTTGGCCCTTTCTCTCTACCtgacctcccttctctctccctcccgacCTCCCTGCCAGACAAGGAGATGCCAGAGCTTGATGTCAGAGATGCAGTGCCAACCGACTACAAGCCTCCACCTGCTCATATAAGGCCTCCTGCGATTGAAACAATAGAGGGCGAAGAGCTTATGGAAGTTGACCTGCCTATCCTGGCCAAACCCCTGTGCCCTTCCGCGGTCCTACCACTCAATGATTCTTTGCAGGATTTGGTTGTGCCCTCACCAAAACACAATTTCCAGCCAGAATTTGAGTCTGAGCCTCAGAATGTCCCTGAAAATAACTTTGTGAAACCACAGGTCTTTGAAAACAGAGCCACATATGAAGAGACTGATGAGAGTGATGGAAACATGATGTTCTCAGCTGTTAATACAAACAATACTCCGCATCACAGGCAGATGTCACTGACCGAGTCATTATCAGTTGTAATTGCTCCATGTATGGACTCCTTGACAACTGTTAAACCAGAACAAAGTGGGCAGGTATCAGATCCCTTTGTTGGGCCAACTTGCAGTCCAGTCCCCTCAGTTCCTCTACCAGTTGCTGTCACGATTTCTGGTACAGTCCATGTTTCGGAGGCTCTTGAGACAACATCTAAGCTCACGGTCACTCTGACAACATTGTCAACTGACCTTCCCAAGAAGGTGGAGGAGATCCCACAGAGGATGACCAGAAACAGGGCCCAGATGCTGGCAAAACAGGagaataccaccaccaccaccacaaaaaagcagagtagtagagtagtagcagagagtacaaccaccaccactatacctGCTAGCGTGATACCTCCATCTGCCCCTACCCCTGTCACCATGAGCATGGCTGTAACCACAACCACCCCTATTCCCACCCCTACTTTTGTCCCCTTTGTTGTTCTGGAGAAAGAAAAGGAACTTgtcaccaccatctccaccacagCAACCATTACCCCGACTCCCCCGCTGCCGCCTCCTGTAGTGGTCAGCAAAACTAAAGGGCGGCCTGTGGAGGAAGAGGAATCCCAGACGCAGCATCCACGCAAGAGGAAGTTCCCGAAACCGCAGGTTCAGCTGGTCAACACAGCCATGCAGCAGACCAGGGAGATGATTCAACAGACGCTGGCTGTCATTGTCAATGCCATCAAACTGGATGACATAGAACCCTACCACAGTGACCGCTCTAACCCTTACTTCGAATACCTGCAGATACGGAAAAaaatagaggagaagaggaagatctTGTGCTACATCACACCACAGGCCCCTCAGTGCTACGCTGAGTACGTGACCTACACAGGCTCCTACCTGCTGGATGGCAAGCCGCTAAGCAAGCTGCACATCCCAGTG ATTGCTCCACCTCCATCGTTATCGGAGCCCCTGAAGGAGCTCTTTCGACAGCAGGAGACAGTGAGGGGGAAGCTGAGACTGCAGCACAGCATAGAGAGG GAAAagcttattgtctcgtgtgagcAAGAAGTACTGCGGGTCCATTGCAGAGCGGCAAGAACGATAGCCAATCAGGCCGTCCCATTCAGTGCCTGCACTATGTTACTGGACTCTGAGGTGTACAACATGCCAACAGAGAGTCAGGTGCGTCTGTGGGTGGTCAAAAAG GGTGATGAGAACAAGTCAGTGAGAGATCGCTTCAATGCTCGCCAGTTCATTTCCTGGATTCAGGATGTGGATGACAAATATGACCGCATGAAG acGTGTCTGTTAATGCGGCAGCAGCATGAGGCAGCTGCCCTGAACGCGGTGCAGAGGATGGAGTGGCAACTGAAGGTGCAGGAGCTGGACCCTGCTGTACACAAGTCTCTGTGCGTCAACGAGGTCCCCTCCTTCTACGTGCCAATGGTTGACGTCAACGATGACTTTGTGCTGTTGCCCGCGTGA